The Terriglobus sp. TAA 43 sequence CGTCACCACCTGCACTGGCGCTACCAACCGGAACTGCAACATAGCCTCCGCGGGCACATTCGCATTGCCCCCGCCCGAAGCGGCCGACGTGCCCAGACCAGCCGCACCACCAACACCCGCGCCAATCGCAGCACCCGTGCCGCCACCAACGGCCGCACCAAACAGAGCACCCAGGCCAGCGCCAATAATCGTCGAGTTAACCGACTGCAGGCTCTTGTCATGTCCATTGATCACAAACGGCTGGCTTTGCAGCGGAATCCGCTGCCCGCCAAGGTTCAGCGCCGTCAGTTGCAGCGTCAATTCACCGCGGCCCTTCAGCACGCCAGCGCCCTTCGCATCCACAACCGTTCCTTCAACTGTTGCACCACGAGGAATCGCGATCTCGCCACCAGCCAGAATGTCGCTCGTCACAAATGCGTCAAACGTCGATCCTGGCTGCGCATTGCCACTGGAAATCCAGTGATTGATGCGCACCGGCAGCACCGTTCCATCGGGCACCGTCACCTGCACACCACCCGGCTGGCCCTGCTGTTGCGCATAGCCCTGCTGTTGCTGCGGCGGATATCCGCCCTGCTGCTGTTGCGCCATCTGACGCTGATAATCGCGATAGTACAAACGGCGTTGCGGCGCCTGCTGCGGAGCATTTTGCGGGTAGCCGTTCGGATCGCCATCCGGCATCTGCGAAGAAGCCTGCTGCCCGTCCTGCGGTTGCGCATAACCCTGCTGAGGAGGAGCCTGGTTTCCATTCTCCGGATCAGTTTGCGGATGTTGCGCCGCGATAATCGCGCCCTGCGCTGCAGGCAGCGACGAGCCATCCGCTGGCATCATGTTCGCGTCAGCAGGGTCAGCGGCCGCGGTCTCCGGAGCACCCACGGTCAACTGGCTCACCACCTTCGTCACGCCACCCACATGCGAAGCCACCTGCTCCGCAGCCGTGCGCGAAGCCTCATCGGTCACCGAACCAGTCAACGTCACAGTTCCAAACACGGTGGAGGAATTAATCGATTGGTTCGCCAGACGGTTATCTTCGGCAAACGCCTTTAAAACATTCGCTTCCACCTGCGCATCGCTCAATTTCGCGTTCTGCGTACCGGTTGAAGCGGGTTGAGCCTGGGCAAATCCCGCGACAGGCGCGGAAAGGACCGCCGCGAAAGCGAGCGATCCCAAAGTACGTGCGGCGATGTTCCAACGCATAATCCAAACTCCGCTGGGCTTGCGGCCCCTCGATCGAAACGGCCTGCCCATATCTCGTTAGAACGCACTTTGCAGCAGGAAGTTGCGGTTATCTTTGGTTGCCGGACGAACACAGGTCAACAAGCGCAAACTTCCGCCTGCGACACGAAAGAAAGCCCGCCCGCGAATCTCGCGAACGGGCTTCCATTTCATCTTGCGTTTACTTCGC is a genomic window containing:
- a CDS encoding BON domain-containing protein; the protein is MRWNIAARTLGSLAFAAVLSAPVAGFAQAQPASTGTQNAKLSDAQVEANVLKAFAEDNRLANQSINSSTVFGTVTLTGSVTDEASRTAAEQVASHVGGVTKVVSQLTVGAPETAAADPADANMMPADGSSLPAAQGAIIAAQHPQTDPENGNQAPPQQGYAQPQDGQQASSQMPDGDPNGYPQNAPQQAPQRRLYYRDYQRQMAQQQQGGYPPQQQQGYAQQQGQPGGVQVTVPDGTVLPVRINHWISSGNAQPGSTFDAFVTSDILAGGEIAIPRGATVEGTVVDAKGAGVLKGRGELTLQLTALNLGGQRIPLQSQPFVINGHDKSLQSVNSTIIGAGLGALFGAAVGGGTGAAIGAGVGGAAGLGTSAASGGGNANVPAEAMLQFRLVAPVQVVTVSEAEMQRLGGYAGPAGAYRQGPGPYARPYPAVGVGVYGYPGYPYGYYRRGYYGPRPYWY